Proteins encoded together in one Impatiens glandulifera chromosome 1, dImpGla2.1, whole genome shotgun sequence window:
- the LOC124921557 gene encoding ribose-phosphate pyrophosphokinase 4 encodes MASEALKQNQEAVSNTRSGILVKKQRNKHVLLFYCTESQDLARKVAAQSDLIQLQSINWRNFDDGFPNLFINNAHDIRGQHVAFLASFSSPAVIFEQLSVIYALPRLFVASFTLVLPFFPTGSFERMEEEGDVATAFTMARILSNIPISRGGPTSLVIYDIHALQERFYFGDQVLPCFETGIPLLKQRLHQLASSDKIVVAFPDDGAWKRFHKLLDDFPMVVCNKVREGDKRIVRLKEGNPSGCHVVIVDDLVQSGGTLIECQKVLAANGAAKVSAYVTHAVFPKQSWERFIHKGKDNSDKAFSYFWITDSCPLTVKAIANNAPFEVLSLAGSIADALQI; translated from the exons ATGGCGAGTGAAGCTTTGAAGCAGAATCAGGAAGCTGTAAGCAATACTAGGTCGGGAATACTGGTGAAGAAACAGCGGAACAAACACGTGCTTTTGTTTTACTGCACTGAATCACAAGACCTTGCAAGGAAAGTTGCCGCTCAATCTGACCTTATTCAGCTCCAATCTATCAACTGGAg GAACTTTGATGACGGATTTCCCAACTTATTCATTAACAATGCACACGACATTCGAGGGCAGCATGTTGCATTTTTGGCATCCTTCAGCTCCCCTGCTGTCATCTTTGAGCAGCTGTCTGTCATATATGCACTTCCGAGGTTGTTTGTTGCTTCTTTCACTTTGGTATTACCTTTCTTTCCAACTGGCTCATTTGAACGTATGgaagaagaaggagatgtcGCAACTGCTTTTACTATGGCCAGAATTCTGTCAAATATTCCAATATCAAGGGGTGGTCCAACAAGTCTAGTCATCTATGACATTCATGCCTTACAG GAACGATTTTATTTTGGAGATCAGGTTCTGCCTTGTTTTGAAACCGGTATCCCTCTGCTGAAACAACGTCTTCACCAGCTTGCTAGTTCTGACAAG ATTGTTGTAGCATTTCCAGATGATGGAGCTTGGAAGCGATTTCACAAGCTACTTGATGATTTTCCTATG GTAGTTTGCAACAAGGTTCGAGAAGGTGATAAACGAATAGTTAGGTTGAAGGAGGGTAATCCTAGTGGTTGTCATGTTGTCATAGTTGATGATTTGGTGCAATCAGGAGGTACTCTAATTGAGTGTCAG AAAGTTTTGGCGGCTAATGGTGCTGCAAAGGTGAGTGCGTATGTAACCCATGCAGTATTTCCCAAGCAGTCGTGGGAGAGGTTCATACACAAGGGCAAAG ATAACTCGGATAAGGCATTCTCATACTTCTGGATAACAGATTCATGCCCTCTTACTGTCAAAGCTATAGCTAATAATGCACCATTCGAAGTCTTGAGCCTTGCAGGATCCATAGCCGATGCCCTCCAGATATGA
- the LOC124921556 gene encoding protein MEI2-like 5, which yields MDQLDSVSVSGPSKIPRPESSKKMVFNAWGGGGITQGEGGGGDIFNASSDVSLFSTSLPLLPYEKVNTNGVSTDDSSSQSFDTVHDQEYKGKLLFEDIESAIGSLLPGDENELLAGIMDDFDLTDLPTRLEELEDDLFDSGGGMELDFETQDRLVGGLSRLILSDGNPNNNNNNNGTGHFGVPSSMCTIAGEHPFGEHPSRTLFVRNINSNVEDSELQSIFEQYGDIRTLYTACKHRGFVMISYYDIRDARNAMRGLQNKPLRRRKLDIHFSIPKDNPSEKDINQGTLVAFNLDASVSNDDLLQIFGAYGEVKEIRETPHKRHHKFIEFYDVRAAEAALKALNRSDIAGKRIKLEPSRPGGTRRSLIHQLSQDMEHDDVRFRQQVGSPLTVSPPGNWSHFGSPVDHNPLQGLNQSPNFGPLSPMQSNHLSGLATILSTQKVAPIGNKDQGQFCHANQVIGNSRLDPQLSLGESNSGIGMLSGPQFLWGTPSQYSSDCSNSSSAWETSSMMTRHQPFTSSGQGQVYSQNNLHGILSGLPHQHHYVGSAPHLGYFPESPEVSSVNRSSFSGLGINQKNRHYMLNHGFAHHQNINGSGSSSSKIMSFPSNGPLFYGNGPFQGIGSTNNDGLLDFGGSRRMEHNVNQMDIKKQYQLDLDKIKNGEDTRTTLMIKNIPNKYTSKMLLAAIDEQHSSTYDFLYLPIDFKNKCNVGYAFINIISPAHIIAFCEAFNGKKWEKFNSEKVASLAYARIQGKAALVSHFQNSSLMNEDKWCRPILFQSEGQVTDQEPPFNSNLNIFIRQPDGSYSGDSLEGPKSNIIAEEPIIRRI from the exons ATGGATCAACTGGATTCGGTTTCAGTTTCAG GACCATCTAAAATTCCAAGACCTGAAAGTTCTAAAAAAATGGTGTTTAATGCCTGGGGAGGAGGAGGGATCACACAgggagaaggaggaggaggagatatATTTAATGCATCAAGTGATGTGAGCCTCTTTTCCACATCCTTGCCCCTTCTTCCTTATGAGAaag TGAATACCAATGGTGTTTCCACGGATGATTCTTCTTCTCAAAGCTTTGACACAGTGCATGATCAAGAATATAAGGGAAAGCTTCTATTTGAAGATATTGAGAGTGCCATAGGAAGCTTGCTTCCTGGAGATGAAAACGAGCTTTTAGCTGGCATAATGGATGATTTTGACCTTACTGATTTACCCACCCGTTTAGAGGAATTGGAAGATGATCTTTTCGACAGTGGTGGTGGGATGGAATTAGACTTTGAGACCCAAGATAGATTAGTAGGTGGTTTATCAAGACTAATCTTGTCTGATGGAAACcctaacaacaacaacaacaacaacggGACAGGCCATTTTGGTGTCCCGAGCAGTATGTGTACAATAGCCGGAGAACATCCATTCGGAGAACATCCTTCGAGGACATTATTTGTTAGGAATATCAACAGTAATGTTGAAGATTCTGAACTGCAGTCAATATTTGAA CAATATGGAGATATCAGAACTTTGTACACTGCATGCAAACATAGAGGCTTTGTGATGATATCTTACTATGACATCCGAGATGCTCGAAATGCGATGCGTGGATTACAAAACAAGCCCCTCAGACGTAGGAAATTGGATATTCATTTCTCTATTCCGAAG GATAACCCATCAGAAAAGGATATAAATCAAGGAACCCTTGTTGCATTCAATCTGGATGCTTCAGTATCCAATGATGATCTCTTGCAAATCTTTGGTGCTTATGGAGAGGTCAAAGAG ATTAGGGAAACACCACACAAACGACATCACAAATTCATAGAGTTTTATGATGTTAGAGCAGCGGAGGCAGCTCTAAAAGCCCTTAACAGGAGTGACATAGCTGGGAAACGCATAAAGCTCGAACCAAGCAGGCCTGGTGGGACCCGCAGGAG CTTGATACATCAACTGAGTCAGGATATGGAACACGATGATGTCAGATTTAGGCAGCAGGTAGGCTCTCCATTAACCGTTTCCCCACCAG GTAACTGGTCACATTTCGGTAGTCCGGTTGATCACAATCCTCTGCAAGGCCTAAATCAATCGCCAAATTTTGGGCCTTTGAGCCCAATGCAGAGCAATCATTTATCCGGATTGGCTACCATCCTATCGACTCAAAAGGTTGCTCCAATTGGTAATAAGGATCAAGGACAGTTTTGCCATGCTAACCAGGTAATTGGCAATTCAAGATTAGATCCACAGCTTTCTCTTGGTGAATCAAATTCAGGCATTGGAATGTTGTCTGGTCCTCAATTTCTTTGGGGCACTCCCTCTCAATATTCATCAGACTGCTCCAATTCTTCTTCTGCATGGGAAACATCATCCATGATGACAAGGCATCAGCCGTTTACATCTAGTGGACAAGGACAAGTTTACTCGCAGAATAATCTACACGGAATTTTATCGGGTTTGCCACACCAGCATCACTATGTTGGATCTGCCCCACACTTGGGGTACTTTCCAGAATCCCCTGAAGTCTCCTCCGTGAATCGATCTTCATTTAGTGGCTTAGGCATAAATCAGAAAAATAGGCATTACATGTTAAATCACGGTTTTGCACATCATCAAAACATCAATGGAAGTGGTTCATCCAGTTCCAAAATTATGTCATTTCCAAGTAACGGGCCTTTATTCTATGGTAATGGTCCATTTCAAGGAATTGGATCAACAAATAATGATGGATTGCTTGATTTTGGTGGAAGCCGGAGGATGGAACATAATGTCAACCAAATGGACATTAAAAAGCAATATCAGCTTGATTTGGATAAGATCAAGAATGGCGAAGACACTAGAACTACTTTGATGATTAAAAACATTCCGAATAA GTACACCTCAAAGATGTTGCTTGCAGCCATTGATGAACAGCATAGCAGTACTTATGATTTTCTCTATTTACCCATTGATTTCAAG AACAAATGCAACGTGGGTTATGCTTTTATCAACATTATCTCTCCTGCACATATCATTGCCTTCTGTGAG GCATTTAATGGAAAGAAATGGGAAAAGTTCAATAGCGAAAAAGTTGCTTCTTTGGCTTATGCAAGGATTCAAGGGAAGGCAGCTCTTGTTTCACACTTCCAGAATTCAAGTCTGATGAATGAAGACAAGTGGTGTCGCCCTATTCTTTTTCAGTCTGAAGGTCAAGTTACCGATCAG GAACCGCCCTTCAACAGCAACCTCAACATCTTTATTCGTCAACCTGACGGCTCTTACTCGGGTGATTCACTTGAAGGCCCTAAAAGCAACATAATAGCTGAAGAACCAATCATAAGAAGAATCTAA